A window from Theobroma cacao cultivar B97-61/B2 chromosome 3, Criollo_cocoa_genome_V2, whole genome shotgun sequence encodes these proteins:
- the LOC18603802 gene encoding heavy metal-associated isoprenylated plant protein 3, producing MGDEKKKDKATTDGVITAVYKVNLHCRQCARKIKKPLIRTQGVHSVDVEIEKGEIKVKGVIDVIKIHKLIEKLSQKKVELVSPQIKEKAAATQTKVKETQEPILSTTLVKVHLHCDKCEQDLRKKLLKHKGIYSVKTDMKAQTLTVQGTIKSDDLLSYIRKNVHKHAEIVSSKTEAKEEKKEAKKDDVKDGAKSSEKTQVTEFKQQEKVEVKSKEGNTPYFVHYVYAPQLFSDENPNACSIL from the exons ATGGGcgatgagaaaaagaaagacaaagcCACGACTGATGGAGTGATCACTGCGGTTTATAAAGTCAACTTGCACTGTCGGCAATGCGCTCGCAAGATAAAGAAGCCTCTTATCAGGACTCAAG GAGTTCATAGCGTGGACGTTGAGATagaaaaaggtgaaattaaagTTAAAGGCGTGATTGATGTGATAAAAATCCACAAGCTGATAGAAAAACTGAGTCAGAAAAAAGTGGAGTTAGTGTCACCTCAGATCAAGGAGAAAGCTGCTGCAACACAGACCAAAGTAAAGGAAACCCAAGAg CCAATTTTAAGCACAACATTAGTGAAGGTGCATCTGCACTGTGACAAGTGTGAACAAGACCTACGAAAGAAGTTGTTGAAGCACAAAG GTATTTACAGTGTTAAGACTGATATGAAAGCACAAACTCTAACAGTACAAGGAACTATCAAGTCCGATGATTTGTTATCATACATAAGGAAAAATGTGCATAAACATGCGGAGATTGTAAGCTCAAAAACAGAggcaaaggaagaaaagaaggaagCAAAAAAGGATGACGTGAAAGATGGTGCCAAATCCAGCGAAAAAACTCAAGTTACCGAATTcaagcaacaagaaaaagtaGAGGTCAAAAGTAAAGAGGGCAACACTCCATATTTTGTTCATTATGTTTACGCTCCCCAATTGTTTAGTGATGAAAATCCAAACGCATGTTCTATTTTATAG